One window from the genome of Serinibacter salmoneus encodes:
- a CDS encoding MalY/PatB family protein: MSTTPVTTASQSPATTPDSAFDAAAFDAAAVDALTAAELRARGSMKWTAFPDTIGAWVAEMDFPLAAPVADALQEAVTAPRLGYLPPAVVADTKAECAAWYRRTTGWEVTEDQVFLVPDVLTALRVTLDHVAGPGSAAVVTTPAYMPFLFRPEQVGHPVLQVAGTQDEEGVWRHDPAALEDALTRARSETGVRPVLVLCNPWNPVGRVLGREEMLEIAEVVERTGAVLFSDEIHAPLTYDDATHLPYASLNEATARHTITALSASKTWNLPGLKCAQIVAADPELLAALRRPETFAGLEPATIGAIANAAAYRDGEPWRVGAVAYLTGNRAAFAEAVAAIPGTRHTPPEGTYLAWVDLREVVGGTSGQALPADLGAFFRSAGVALQDGAGCGAPGFVRFNLALPRPLMREAVAAMATAVAAH; this comes from the coding sequence GTGAGCACCACCCCCGTCACCACCGCGTCCCAGTCCCCCGCCACCACGCCCGACTCCGCCTTCGACGCCGCCGCCTTCGACGCCGCCGCCGTCGACGCGCTGACCGCGGCCGAGCTCCGCGCCCGCGGCTCGATGAAGTGGACGGCGTTCCCCGACACCATCGGCGCCTGGGTCGCGGAGATGGACTTCCCGCTCGCCGCGCCCGTGGCGGACGCCCTGCAGGAGGCCGTCACCGCTCCCCGCCTGGGGTACCTGCCACCCGCCGTCGTCGCCGACACCAAGGCGGAGTGCGCCGCCTGGTACCGCCGCACGACCGGGTGGGAGGTGACCGAGGACCAGGTGTTCCTCGTGCCGGACGTGCTGACGGCCCTGCGGGTCACCCTGGACCACGTGGCCGGCCCCGGCAGCGCCGCGGTGGTCACCACCCCCGCCTACATGCCCTTCCTGTTTCGCCCCGAGCAGGTGGGTCACCCGGTGCTCCAGGTGGCCGGCACGCAGGACGAGGAGGGCGTGTGGCGGCACGACCCCGCCGCACTCGAGGACGCCCTGACCCGGGCGCGCTCGGAGACCGGGGTGCGGCCGGTCCTGGTGCTGTGCAACCCGTGGAACCCGGTCGGCCGGGTGCTGGGGCGCGAGGAGATGCTCGAGATCGCCGAGGTGGTCGAGCGCACGGGCGCGGTGTTGTTCTCCGACGAGATCCACGCCCCGCTCACCTACGACGACGCCACGCACCTGCCGTACGCGAGCCTGAATGAGGCCACGGCGCGCCACACGATCACGGCCCTCTCGGCGTCGAAGACCTGGAACCTACCCGGGCTGAAGTGCGCACAGATCGTGGCGGCCGACCCCGAGCTGCTGGCCGCGCTTCGCCGCCCGGAGACGTTCGCCGGCCTGGAGCCGGCGACGATCGGGGCGATCGCGAACGCCGCCGCCTACCGGGACGGGGAGCCCTGGCGCGTCGGTGCGGTGGCGTACCTCACCGGGAACCGCGCGGCGTTCGCCGAGGCCGTGGCCGCGATCCCCGGGACTCGGCACACGCCGCCCGAGGGGACCTACCTGGCGTGGGTGGACCTGCGTGAGGTGGTCGGTGGCACCTCCGGGCAGGCGCTACCGGCGGACCTGGGAGCCTTCTTCCGCTCCGCCGGGGTCGCGCTCCAGGACGGCGCCGGCTGCGGCGCCCCCGGCTTCGTGCGGTTCAACCTCGCGCTGCCGCGCCCCTTGATGCGGGAGGCCGTGGCGGCCATGGCCACCGCCGTCGCCGCCCACTGA
- a CDS encoding aspartate-semialdehyde dehydrogenase — translation MSESGLTIAVVGATGQVGGVMRTLLAERDFPAARVRFFSSARSAGTTLPFRGQDIVVEDAAAASVADLRGIDIALFSAGGATSKALAPRFAEAGAVVVDNSSAWRRDPEVPLVVSEVNPEAARVRPKGIIANPNCTTMAIMPILRVLDGEAGLERLKVATYQAVSGGGLAGVRELGSQVRALNEAGAEIESLTYAGDAVDFPAPSLYPEPIAFNVLALAGSFVDDGTGETDEEQKLRNESRKILGLPDLLVAGTCVRVPVFTGHSLAVHAEFARDITPERARELLATAPGVALEDVPTPLKAAGVDPTFVGRIRADQSAPEGKGLVFFASNDNLRKGAALNTVQIAELLVDELA, via the coding sequence ATGAGCGAGTCAGGTCTGACGATCGCGGTGGTGGGCGCCACCGGGCAGGTCGGCGGCGTGATGCGCACGCTGCTCGCGGAGCGCGACTTCCCCGCCGCGCGGGTGCGGTTCTTCTCCTCCGCGCGGTCGGCGGGCACCACCCTGCCCTTCCGCGGGCAGGACATCGTGGTGGAGGACGCCGCCGCGGCGAGCGTGGCGGACCTGCGCGGCATCGACATCGCGCTGTTCTCCGCCGGTGGTGCGACCTCAAAGGCCCTCGCGCCGCGGTTCGCCGAGGCCGGCGCCGTGGTGGTGGACAACTCCTCCGCCTGGCGGCGCGACCCCGAGGTACCGCTGGTCGTCTCCGAGGTGAACCCCGAGGCGGCGCGGGTGCGCCCGAAGGGCATCATCGCGAACCCGAACTGCACCACGATGGCGATCATGCCGATCCTGCGGGTGCTCGACGGCGAGGCCGGGCTGGAGCGACTGAAGGTCGCCACCTACCAGGCCGTCTCGGGCGGTGGACTCGCCGGGGTGCGCGAGCTCGGCTCCCAGGTGCGGGCGCTGAACGAGGCCGGAGCGGAGATCGAGTCGCTCACCTACGCGGGCGACGCGGTGGACTTCCCCGCGCCCTCGCTCTACCCCGAGCCGATCGCGTTCAACGTGCTGGCCCTGGCCGGCTCGTTCGTGGACGACGGCACGGGGGAGACCGACGAGGAGCAGAAGCTGCGGAACGAGTCGCGCAAGATCCTCGGGCTGCCGGACCTGCTGGTCGCGGGCACCTGCGTGCGGGTGCCGGTCTTCACCGGGCACTCCCTCGCGGTGCACGCGGAGTTCGCCCGGGATATCACCCCGGAGCGGGCGCGGGAGCTGCTCGCGACGGCGCCCGGTGTGGCGCTGGAGGATGTGCCGACGCCGCTGAAGGCCGCCGGGGTGGACCCCACGTTCGTGGGTCGCATCCGCGCCGACCAGTCCGCGCCGGAGGGCAAGGGCCTGGTGTTCTTCGCGTCCAACGACAACCTGCGCAAGGGCGCGGCCCTCAACACCGTGCAGATCGCGGAGCTCTTGGTCGACGAACTCGCCTAA
- a CDS encoding aspartate kinase: MSLIVSKFGGSSVSDAASINRVADRIVAMKTQGHDVVVVVSAMGDTTDELIDLAEQVVGSSEPPQREMDILLTAGERISMALLAMAIDSRGVPAQAFTGQQAGLITDASHGNARIIDVTPGRITECLGTGSVAIVAGFQGVNPDANDVTTLGRGGSDTTAVALAAGLGADVCEIYTDVDGVFTADPRIVPTARRIERITSDEMLEMAAHGAKILHLRSVEYARRFGVEIHVRSSFSMKEGTHVITPSEEEEGEMEAPIISGVAHDRSQAKVTCVGVPDVPGAAARLFETVAGAGVNIDMIVQNVSVAATGKTDISFTLPASDVALVRAALSLLADELGYDDVLYQDDIGKLSLVGAGMRSHPGVSAKLFGSLRDAGVNIEMISTSEIRISVVTAADQLDTAVRAVHTAFGLDAAEVEAVVYGGSGR; encoded by the coding sequence GTGTCGCTCATCGTCAGCAAGTTCGGCGGCTCGTCGGTCTCCGACGCCGCCAGCATCAACCGCGTCGCCGACCGCATCGTCGCCATGAAGACCCAGGGCCACGACGTGGTCGTGGTCGTCTCCGCCATGGGTGACACCACCGACGAGCTCATCGACCTCGCCGAGCAGGTGGTGGGCAGCAGCGAGCCGCCGCAGCGGGAGATGGACATCCTGCTCACCGCCGGCGAGCGCATCTCGATGGCGCTGCTGGCGATGGCGATCGACTCCCGCGGCGTGCCCGCGCAGGCCTTCACCGGGCAGCAGGCCGGGCTGATCACCGACGCCTCGCACGGCAACGCCCGCATCATCGACGTGACCCCCGGGCGCATCACCGAGTGCCTCGGCACCGGCTCGGTCGCGATCGTGGCCGGCTTCCAGGGCGTGAACCCGGACGCGAACGACGTCACCACCCTGGGCCGAGGCGGCTCCGACACCACCGCGGTGGCGCTCGCCGCGGGCCTGGGCGCGGATGTCTGCGAGATCTACACCGACGTGGACGGCGTGTTCACCGCCGACCCGCGGATCGTGCCCACGGCGCGGCGGATCGAGCGCATCACGAGCGACGAGATGCTGGAGATGGCCGCCCACGGCGCCAAGATCCTGCACCTGCGCAGCGTGGAGTACGCGCGCCGCTTCGGCGTGGAGATCCACGTCCGCTCCTCCTTCTCGATGAAGGAGGGCACCCACGTCATCACCCCGAGCGAGGAAGAGGAAGGCGAGATGGAAGCCCCGATCATCTCCGGCGTCGCACACGACCGCAGTCAGGCGAAGGTCACCTGCGTCGGTGTGCCCGACGTGCCCGGCGCCGCGGCGCGGCTGTTCGAGACCGTGGCAGGCGCCGGCGTGAACATCGACATGATCGTGCAGAACGTCTCGGTGGCCGCCACCGGCAAGACCGACATCTCCTTCACCCTGCCGGCCAGCGACGTCGCCCTCGTGCGGGCGGCGCTGTCGCTGCTGGCGGACGAGCTGGGGTACGACGACGTGCTCTACCAGGACGACATCGGCAAGCTCTCCCTGGTGGGGGCGGGCATGCGCTCGCACCCCGGGGTCTCGGCGAAGCTGTTCGGTTCGCTGCGCGACGCCGGCGTCAACATCGAGATGATCTCGACCTCCGAGATCCGGATCTCGGTGGTGACCGCCGCGGACCAGCTCGACACCGCCGTGCGCGCCGTGCACACGGCGTTCGGGCTGGACGCCGCCGAGGTGGAAGCCGTGGTCTACGGAGGGAGCGGACGATGA
- a CDS encoding PKD domain-containing protein: protein MTRGRLTAAITSALVAVPLAMLAPAPATAWTGSAGAAGPSYSSVTAPTADKQQSKTWVHDDLWYAVLYNEASGAWEIFRHDASGWVSTDALVDTRENARADVHWDGQTLRIATHVVAPSSATTQPGNPAYLLTFQAGEREEFTLTGRSRIMDDSTESLTIAVDSLGRVWATWTWEWMVRYSHQRPDGTFAPHAIVPDSHAADLDADDVASIVAFDDQIGVMWSDEADEQMWFASRFDADPVAEWGDPVAVTPRMSLLADDHISLRSAPGDPRVYAAFKTSLARGAEPEIMAAVREPDGSWRTGGVFTASECVTRPQIAVDEDGPRWVVAVTAADGACPWSGVPGVIVARSAPLGSLSFGESELLLRNGQRGSLNNVTLPKQTIPVGTDLVALASDDPAGLYWSGNAVLGQTGGQEPASPLEAAFRSHVERTTVSVADISRGDPAAWLWDFGDGATSTDQHTAHTYTEPGTYTITLSVYRQGAAVDTAQRQVTIAAAAPVASFEEVIEGAVVQFHDTSAPDPTSWHWDFGDGTTSTQQSPQHTYSRAGTYPVTLTVSNEGGSTSTSREISVSLPVATAVEVVSSSSNRHVRGNSVVRMDTPGGLALGDVMIASVTLDDPAAQLFGRLDGWQVLAEGEMSDGAAPVGRSVSLMKVATRADVNRARVVFDTDVETAWVAGVTAYRGVSPTDPLVGAPVAIASDGSTLTLEAPPAPPGGLLVSSASVVGSTTAPAALAPWTTAWAQRGENSIAQAHLAHDHPGVTTITWSMTGSATSGVVLALRPLG, encoded by the coding sequence ATGACACGTGGACGACTGACTGCTGCCATCACCTCGGCGCTGGTGGCGGTGCCCCTGGCCATGCTTGCGCCGGCACCGGCGACCGCGTGGACCGGGAGTGCCGGGGCCGCCGGTCCCTCCTACTCCTCGGTGACGGCGCCGACCGCGGACAAACAGCAGAGCAAGACCTGGGTACACGACGACCTCTGGTACGCGGTGCTGTACAACGAGGCGAGCGGGGCGTGGGAGATCTTCCGGCACGACGCATCGGGGTGGGTGAGCACGGATGCCCTGGTCGACACCCGGGAGAACGCACGAGCCGATGTGCACTGGGACGGGCAGACCTTGCGGATCGCCACGCATGTGGTGGCGCCGTCGAGCGCGACGACGCAGCCCGGGAATCCCGCATACCTCCTGACCTTCCAGGCCGGCGAGCGGGAGGAGTTCACCCTCACCGGCCGCTCGCGGATCATGGACGACTCCACCGAGTCGCTGACGATCGCGGTGGACTCCCTGGGCCGGGTCTGGGCCACGTGGACCTGGGAATGGATGGTGCGCTACAGCCACCAACGTCCGGACGGGACCTTCGCGCCGCACGCGATCGTGCCGGACAGTCATGCCGCAGACCTGGACGCCGACGATGTGGCCAGCATCGTCGCCTTCGATGACCAGATCGGGGTGATGTGGAGCGACGAGGCGGACGAGCAGATGTGGTTCGCCTCGAGGTTCGATGCCGACCCCGTGGCCGAGTGGGGTGATCCGGTCGCGGTGACGCCGAGGATGTCCTTGCTGGCCGATGACCACATCAGCCTGCGTTCTGCGCCCGGCGATCCTCGGGTGTACGCCGCGTTCAAGACCAGCCTCGCACGGGGCGCGGAACCGGAGATCATGGCGGCGGTCCGGGAGCCGGACGGTTCCTGGCGCACCGGCGGGGTGTTCACAGCCTCGGAGTGCGTGACCCGTCCGCAGATCGCCGTGGACGAGGACGGCCCACGGTGGGTTGTCGCCGTCACCGCCGCGGATGGCGCCTGCCCGTGGAGCGGCGTTCCCGGCGTGATCGTGGCGCGCAGCGCACCGTTGGGAAGTCTCTCCTTCGGCGAGAGCGAACTCCTCCTACGCAACGGTCAACGCGGGTCGCTCAACAACGTGACCCTGCCCAAGCAGACGATCCCGGTGGGCACGGACCTCGTGGCGCTCGCCTCGGACGACCCGGCCGGGCTGTACTGGAGCGGCAACGCCGTCCTCGGCCAGACCGGAGGCCAGGAGCCCGCCAGTCCGCTCGAGGCGGCCTTCCGCAGCCATGTGGAGCGCACCACGGTGAGCGTGGCGGACATCTCGCGCGGGGACCCCGCGGCGTGGCTGTGGGACTTCGGGGATGGCGCGACCTCGACCGACCAGCACACCGCGCACACCTACACCGAGCCGGGGACCTACACGATCACCCTGTCGGTCTACCGGCAGGGTGCCGCGGTCGACACGGCGCAGCGCCAGGTGACCATTGCCGCGGCGGCGCCGGTCGCCTCCTTCGAGGAGGTGATCGAGGGTGCGGTGGTGCAGTTCCACGACACCTCCGCGCCGGACCCCACGTCCTGGCACTGGGACTTCGGGGACGGCACCACGAGCACCCAGCAGAGCCCGCAGCACACCTATTCCCGGGCGGGCACCTACCCGGTGACGCTCACGGTGAGCAATGAGGGTGGCTCCACCAGCACCTCGCGTGAGATCTCCGTCTCGCTCCCGGTGGCCACCGCGGTGGAGGTCGTCTCCTCCTCCAGCAACCGCCACGTGCGCGGCAACAGCGTGGTCCGCATGGACACACCGGGCGGCCTCGCCCTGGGCGATGTGATGATCGCGAGCGTGACCCTGGACGACCCGGCCGCGCAGTTGTTCGGGCGCCTGGACGGTTGGCAGGTGCTGGCCGAGGGGGAGATGAGCGACGGCGCAGCACCGGTGGGCCGATCGGTCTCGCTGATGAAGGTGGCCACCCGGGCGGACGTGAACCGCGCCCGGGTCGTGTTCGACACGGACGTCGAGACGGCGTGGGTCGCGGGTGTCACGGCCTACCGGGGCGTGTCACCGACCGACCCCCTGGTCGGCGCCCCGGTGGCGATCGCCTCGGATGGGAGCACCCTCACGCTCGAGGCTCCGCCCGCCCCGCCCGGTGGGCTCCTGGTCTCCTCAGCGTCGGTGGTTGGGAGCACCACCGCACCCGCCGCGCTCGCCCCGTGGACCACGGCGTGGGCACAGCGCGGGGAGAACAGCATCGCCCAGGCACACCTGGCCCACGATCATCCTGGCGTCACGACGATCACCTGGTCGATGACGGGCAGCGCCACCAGCGGAGTCGTGCTGGCACTGCGCCCCCTGGGCTGA
- a CDS encoding TSUP family transporter, protein MPEVELTTLLLLILAGFAAGWIDAVVGGGGLIQLPALVLTPGVSTVEALATNKLASIMGTSVSSVTFYRRVHPDLTTAAPAALAALAGAFGGASLAPLIPAEVLQPVIVVALVLVLVLVVARPQLGATTQLRWEGNRHRWVAAGIGLVIGAYDGLLGPGTGTFLVLALVGVLGYAFLPASAIAKIINFATNLGALLFFIPHGSVLWGLGLIVGTANLLGGYLGARMAVARGSGFVRIILVVVVSALIVRMVWGLVS, encoded by the coding sequence GTGCCGGAAGTCGAACTCACCACCCTGCTCCTGCTGATCCTGGCCGGGTTCGCTGCCGGCTGGATCGACGCCGTCGTGGGCGGCGGGGGCCTCATCCAGTTGCCAGCGCTCGTCCTCACGCCGGGCGTGAGCACCGTGGAGGCGTTGGCCACGAACAAACTGGCGTCGATCATGGGCACCTCGGTCAGTTCGGTGACCTTCTACCGTCGGGTCCACCCGGACCTCACCACCGCCGCACCCGCGGCACTGGCGGCGCTCGCCGGGGCTTTCGGGGGCGCGAGCCTCGCGCCCCTCATCCCCGCCGAGGTCCTGCAACCGGTCATCGTGGTGGCGCTCGTGCTCGTGCTGGTGCTCGTGGTCGCGAGGCCGCAGTTGGGGGCGACGACGCAGCTGCGGTGGGAGGGGAACCGGCACCGCTGGGTGGCCGCCGGGATCGGCCTGGTGATCGGTGCCTACGACGGGCTCCTTGGCCCCGGCACGGGAACGTTCCTCGTGCTCGCGCTGGTCGGGGTGCTCGGCTACGCGTTCCTGCCGGCCTCAGCGATCGCGAAGATCATCAACTTCGCCACCAACCTCGGCGCGCTGCTCTTCTTCATCCCGCACGGCTCGGTGCTGTGGGGTCTCGGCCTGATCGTGGGGACCGCGAACCTCCTCGGGGGCTACCTGGGTGCCCGGATGGCGGTGGCGCGCGGCAGCGGCTTCGTGCGCATCATCCTCGTGGTGGTGGTCTCCGCGCTCATCGTGCGGATGGTGTGGGGCCTGGTGTCCTGA
- the tatC gene encoding twin-arginine translocase subunit TatC: MALGDHLRELRTRVLISAVAIVVGAIGAWFLYDPVFALLQQPVEQIIGGGAQTQLNFTTTTGAFDTKVRVTIILGTFLACPVWLYEIWAFLAPGLTRKEKWGGAAFVLTGIPLFLGGAYVAWLVLPAAVRILTDVTPDGVWNLLSANEYLMFVMQLMLIFGIAFLLPLIMVALTALGLVRSRTWAKGWRWAVVVIFVFAAVATPSPDVASMIFMAVPMLGLYGLALLISLILDRRRDKRIAAEEAELGIAD; encoded by the coding sequence ATGGCCCTCGGGGATCATCTTCGCGAGTTGCGCACACGTGTGCTCATCTCGGCGGTGGCGATCGTCGTCGGCGCTATCGGCGCGTGGTTCCTGTACGACCCGGTGTTCGCTCTGCTGCAACAGCCGGTGGAGCAGATCATCGGGGGCGGTGCGCAGACCCAGTTGAACTTCACCACCACCACGGGGGCGTTCGACACCAAGGTGCGCGTCACGATCATCCTCGGGACGTTCCTCGCCTGCCCGGTCTGGCTGTATGAGATCTGGGCGTTCCTGGCCCCCGGGCTGACACGCAAGGAGAAGTGGGGAGGCGCCGCCTTCGTCCTCACCGGCATCCCGCTGTTCCTCGGCGGGGCCTACGTGGCGTGGCTCGTGCTTCCCGCGGCAGTGAGGATCCTCACCGATGTGACCCCGGATGGTGTGTGGAACCTGCTGAGCGCGAACGAGTACCTGATGTTCGTGATGCAGCTCATGCTGATCTTCGGCATCGCGTTCCTCCTCCCACTGATCATGGTCGCGCTCACCGCCCTCGGCCTCGTGCGCTCCCGCACCTGGGCGAAGGGGTGGCGGTGGGCGGTCGTGGTGATCTTCGTGTTCGCCGCCGTGGCGACCCCCTCGCCCGACGTCGCCTCGATGATCTTCATGGCTGTGCCGATGCTCGGGCTGTACGGCCTGGCGCTCCTCATCAGCCTGATCCTGGACCGCCGCCGCGACAAGCGGATCGCGGCCGAGGAGGCGGAACTCGGCATCGCCGACTGA
- the tatA gene encoding Sec-independent protein translocase subunit TatA, translating into MFRNIGPTEIIVIVVILVLIFGAAKLPNIARNVGKSMKVMKEEIKDLREDDKQDSSTSGAQDAPTNDAPTSEKPPSQPSDQSSARPTDWPPRNS; encoded by the coding sequence GTGTTTCGCAATATCGGACCGACCGAGATCATCGTCATCGTGGTGATCCTCGTGCTCATCTTCGGCGCCGCCAAACTCCCCAACATCGCCCGCAACGTCGGCAAGTCGATGAAGGTGATGAAGGAGGAGATCAAGGACCTGCGGGAGGACGACAAGCAGGACTCCTCCACGAGCGGTGCTCAGGACGCCCCCACCAACGACGCCCCGACGAGCGAGAAGCCACCGTCGCAGCCGTCGGATCAGTCCTCGGCGCGGCCGACGGACTGGCCCCCGCGAAACTCCTGA
- the recR gene encoding recombination mediator RecR: MSGPYDGAVADLIAELGRLPGIGPKGAQRIAFHVLSTDSGEIQRLADALVQVKARVRFCVVCGNVAEAEKCRICLDPRRNDAQICVVEEPRDVVAIERTREFRGRYHVLGGAINPLDGVGPDDLRIRELLTRLGNGAVTEVIIATDPNVEGEATAVYLSRLVGTLGIDVSRLASGLPVGGDLEYADEVTLGRAFEGRVRVPAARPPASTPDPAAAVIDP; encoded by the coding sequence ATGAGCGGCCCGTACGACGGCGCCGTGGCCGATCTGATCGCCGAGCTCGGGCGCCTGCCCGGGATCGGACCGAAGGGCGCGCAGCGGATCGCCTTCCACGTGCTCTCCACCGACTCGGGTGAGATCCAGCGACTCGCGGACGCGTTGGTCCAGGTCAAGGCGCGCGTCCGCTTCTGCGTGGTCTGCGGGAACGTGGCCGAGGCCGAGAAGTGCCGCATCTGCCTGGATCCCCGACGCAATGACGCGCAGATCTGCGTGGTCGAGGAACCACGGGACGTGGTCGCGATCGAGCGCACCCGCGAGTTCCGCGGCCGCTACCACGTGCTGGGCGGCGCCATCAATCCGCTCGACGGCGTGGGGCCGGACGATCTGCGGATCCGTGAACTCCTCACCCGACTAGGGAACGGAGCGGTGACCGAGGTGATCATCGCCACGGATCCCAACGTCGAGGGTGAGGCCACCGCGGTCTACCTCTCCAGGCTCGTGGGGACGCTCGGCATCGATGTCTCACGACTGGCCTCGGGGCTCCCCGTCGGAGGCGATCTCGAGTACGCCGACGAGGTCACGCTGGGCCGCGCCTTCGAGGGTCGCGTGCGCGTACCGGCCGCGCGGCCGCCCGCGAGCACCCCGGACCCGGCTGCTGCGGTCATCGATCCGTGA